The Tepidibacter aestuarii genome contains a region encoding:
- a CDS encoding uracil-xanthine permease family protein, translating into MNKDNEIYDLDGIPPLHRAIPLGLQHILSMFAGNVAPLIIIANAMNLPVDEKTFLIQCAMFIAGVTTLIQLYPIGPIGAKLPIVMGTSFGFLPVGISISAQYGLAGVLGASFVGGFFEIIMGAFLKPLRKYFPPVVTGTVLLSIGLSLLPVGIKYFAGGVGAKDFGSPSNLLLGTIVLVTVLFFNQYTKGITSMSSILIGIIVGYIVAIPMGKIDFSAVSQAKWVSFPVPFKYGMTFHLDAIVGMLLMYILTTVETVGDISGITMGGANREATDKELSGGVMADGLGSCLAAIFNVLPNTSFSQNVGLVALTGIMSRFVVAVGAVFLIITGLFPKVGTVVALMPQSVLGGATIVMFSMIAISGINLITKEPLAGKNSMIVAVAMGLGFGLGSVPEAIAYLPESVKMIFGGSGMVVTGTIAIILNIILPENQEKKVEHNTDKSLSGA; encoded by the coding sequence ATGAATAAAGATAATGAAATATATGATTTAGATGGGATTCCACCGTTACATAGAGCAATACCATTAGGATTACAACATATACTTTCGATGTTTGCAGGAAATGTAGCTCCTTTAATTATTATTGCCAATGCTATGAATTTACCTGTTGATGAAAAAACATTCTTGATTCAATGTGCTATGTTTATAGCTGGGGTAACTACTTTAATTCAACTGTATCCTATTGGACCAATAGGAGCAAAACTTCCTATTGTTATGGGTACAAGTTTTGGATTCTTACCTGTAGGTATAAGTATATCTGCACAATACGGGCTTGCTGGAGTGCTAGGAGCATCTTTTGTTGGTGGTTTTTTTGAAATTATAATGGGTGCATTTTTAAAACCATTAAGAAAATATTTTCCACCTGTTGTAACAGGAACAGTGCTACTATCTATAGGATTATCTCTTTTACCAGTGGGAATAAAATACTTTGCAGGTGGGGTTGGTGCAAAAGATTTTGGATCACCATCAAATCTTCTTTTAGGAACAATTGTTTTAGTAACTGTATTGTTTTTTAATCAATATACAAAAGGAATTACAAGTATGTCGTCTATATTAATTGGTATTATAGTAGGATATATCGTAGCTATCCCAATGGGGAAAATTGATTTTTCTGCTGTATCACAAGCTAAATGGGTATCTTTCCCAGTACCATTTAAATACGGAATGACATTTCATTTAGATGCAATTGTTGGAATGCTTTTAATGTACATTTTAACAACAGTAGAAACTGTTGGAGATATTTCAGGAATTACAATGGGCGGAGCCAATCGTGAAGCTACTGATAAAGAACTTTCAGGAGGAGTTATGGCAGATGGGTTAGGAAGTTGTTTAGCTGCTATCTTCAATGTGTTACCAAATACATCTTTTAGCCAAAATGTTGGATTAGTTGCGTTAACTGGTATTATGAGTAGATTTGTAGTTGCTGTAGGAGCAGTATTCTTAATTATAACAGGATTATTCCCAAAGGTTGGAACTGTTGTTGCTTTAATGCCACAAAGTGTATTAGGTGGAGCTACTATTGTTATGTTCTCGATGATAGCTATTAGTGGAATTAACCTTATTACAAAAGAACCTCTTGCTGGAAAAAATAGTATGATTGTTGCTGTTGCAATGGGACTAGGATTTGGACTTGGTTCTGTACCAGAAGCAATTGCATATTTACCAGAATCAGTAAAAATGATCTTTGGAGGATCAGGAATGGTTGTTACAGGAACTATTGCAATTATATTAAATATTATTTTACCAGAAAATCAAGAGAAAAAAGTAGAACATAATACTGATAAATCTCTTTCTGGAGCATAA
- a CDS encoding FAD binding domain-containing protein, translated as MISIQNYVFPETLEEAYNILKSKRNNTVLGGCSFLRMGSKNIGTAIDLSKINLNYIKECDEIIEIGAMATFREIETCPVLTKYFSGVLSQSVKNIVGVQLRNNVTIGGTVYSKYGFSDLITALLSLDTDVVLYNAGRISLEEFLEKSFEKDILTKIIIPKTNKKSVFKSMRNSSSDYAVLNVAVSKENTDFKIVVGARPQRAKIAKEASIYLGKSKLTDEDIELASNIAVKELNFGSNMRGSKEYREAICKALIKRAVMEVL; from the coding sequence TTGATTTCTATACAAAACTATGTATTTCCTGAAACATTGGAAGAAGCATATAATATTTTAAAATCTAAAAGAAATAATACTGTATTAGGAGGCTGTTCTTTTTTAAGAATGGGATCTAAAAATATTGGAACAGCTATTGATTTATCTAAAATCAATTTAAATTATATAAAAGAATGTGATGAAATAATTGAAATTGGAGCCATGGCTACCTTTCGTGAAATAGAGACATGTCCTGTTTTAACAAAATACTTTAGTGGAGTATTATCGCAATCTGTAAAAAACATAGTAGGAGTTCAGCTTAGAAATAATGTAACAATAGGTGGAACTGTTTATTCAAAATACGGATTTTCAGATTTAATTACGGCTCTACTTTCTCTAGATACTGATGTAGTACTTTATAATGCAGGAAGAATATCTTTAGAGGAATTTTTAGAGAAGAGCTTTGAAAAAGATATTTTGACAAAAATTATTATTCCAAAAACAAATAAAAAATCAGTATTTAAATCAATGAGAAACTCAAGTAGTGATTATGCAGTATTAAATGTAGCTGTTTCAAAAGAAAATACAGACTTTAAGATAGTAGTTGGAGCAAGGCCTCAAAGGGCAAAAATTGCTAAAGAAGCGTCTATATACTTAGGAAAAAGTAAATTAACTGATGAAGATATTGAACTGGCTTCAAATATTGCTGTAAAGGAATTAAATTTTGGAAGTAATATGAGAGGTAGTAAAGAGTATAGAGAGGCAATCTGTAAAGCTCTTATAAAAAGAGCAGTAATGGAGGTTTTATAA
- a CDS encoding (2Fe-2S)-binding protein produces MKIEVTINNKKMTMEIECDEFLADTLRKNGFLSVKKGCDTGSCGLCTVWVEDKPVLSCSVLSARVNGKEITTIEGVQEEAREFAEFLVNEGAEQCGFCSPGFIMTVLAMKRELKNPTEEDIVHYLRGNLCRCTGYVGQLRAIKKYMGVL; encoded by the coding sequence ATGAAGATAGAAGTCACAATTAATAATAAAAAAATGACTATGGAAATAGAATGTGATGAATTCTTAGCAGATACACTGAGAAAAAATGGCTTCTTAAGTGTTAAAAAAGGCTGTGATACAGGGTCTTGCGGATTATGTACTGTATGGGTAGAAGATAAGCCTGTTCTTTCGTGTTCAGTTCTTTCTGCAAGGGTTAATGGAAAAGAAATTACAACTATTGAAGGAGTTCAAGAAGAGGCAAGAGAGTTCGCTGAGTTTTTAGTAAATGAAGGAGCAGAACAATGTGGATTTTGTAGTCCAGGATTTATTATGACTGTACTTGCAATGAAGAGAGAGCTTAAAAATCCTACAGAAGAAGATATCGTTCACTACTTAAGGGGAAATCTTTGCAGATGTACAGGGTATGTAGGTCAGTTAAGAGCAATAAAAAAATATATGGGGGTATTATAA